From Erigeron canadensis isolate Cc75 chromosome 5, C_canadensis_v1, whole genome shotgun sequence:
TCAAAGGCACTGTTGGTGATCTCAGCAACAGAAAGTTGCTCATGGTAAGCCTTCTCTGCAGATATAACAGGTGCATAGGAGGAAAGCATGAAGTGGATTCTTGGGTAAGGAACCAAGTTGGTCTGGAATTCAGTCACATCAACGTTCAAAGCACCATCAAACCTCAGAGATGCAGTCAAAGAAGAAATAACCTGCATAACCAATAAAAAAAGGAATGTTAACTTAAGATAAATGTCCAAGCTAACTATCAAGAAAAACAACATGGATGGAACTTTGTGTTACCTGAGAGACGAGACGGTTCAGGTTGGTGTAGGTAGGACGCTCGATGTCAAGGGAACGCCTGCAAATATCATAAATGGCTTCATTGTCCAGAAGGATGGCAACATCAGTGTGTTCCAATAGGGAGTGGGTCGAGAGGACACTGTTGTAGGGTTCAACAACCGATGTCGAGACTTGTGGAGATGGGTAAACAGTGAAACCAAGCTTAGACTTCTTTCCATAGTCAACAGAGAGTCTTTCCAAAAGCAAAGAGCCCAAACCCGAGCCGGTACCACCACCAACAGCGTTAAAAACAAGGAAACCCTGAAGACCAGTACAGTTGTCTGCAAGCTTCCTGATACGGTCTAAGCAGAGATCGACAATCTCTTTCCCAATAGTGTAATGACCACGAGCAAAGTTGTTGGCAGCGTCTTCTTTGCCACTGATCAACTGTTCAGGATGGAACAGCTGGCGATAAGTACCAGTCCGCACTTCATCAATAACAGTTGGCTCAAGATCAACAAAGACGGCACGAGGGACATGCTTTCCAGCACCAGTTTCACTGAAAAAGGTGTTGAAGGCATCATCACCTCCTCCAATTGTCTTGTCACTCGGCATCTGTCCATCAGGCTGTAAAACAACGTAAAAGCATCAAATATACAATCAACTAAGTCGCAAAGTGAACAATAGCATCATGATTCTGATCGACTGATAACTTAAATTAACCTCAACAAATCACAAAATGATACAGTAGTCT
This genomic window contains:
- the LOC122600131 gene encoding tubulin alpha-2 chain-like, with translation MRECISIHIGQAGIQVGNACWELYCLEHGIQPDGQMPSDKTIGGGDDAFNTFFSETGAGKHVPRAVFVDLEPTVIDEVRTGTYRQLFHPEQLISGKEDAANNFARGHYTIGKEIVDLCLDRIRKLADNCTGLQGFLVFNAVGGGTGSGLGSLLLERLSVDYGKKSKLGFTVYPSPQVSTSVVEPYNSVLSTHSLLEHTDVAILLDNEAIYDICRRSLDIERPTYTNLNRLVSQVISSLTASLRFDGALNVDVTEFQTNLVPYPRIHFMLSSYAPVISAEKAYHEQLSVAEITNSAFEPSSMMAKCDPRHGKYMACCLMYRGDVVPKDVNAAVATIKTKRTIQFVDWCPTGFKCGINYQPPTVVPGGDLAKVQRAVCMISNSTSVAEVFSRIDHKFDLMYAKRAFVHWYVGEGMEEGEFSEAREDLAALEKDYEEVGAEGGEDDCDEGDEY